The Tistrella mobilis genome window below encodes:
- a CDS encoding efflux RND transporter periplasmic adaptor subunit translates to MRARGWITLVIIAGLAGAAGWAWQAGLVPGMPAPGASRTPAADGTAAAPPVQAPAAPPMKVGVADAGRGTAHDRLITFGTVEPVARIVLSPQSGGHVVEVLFREGEPVRQGQPLVRLDRRVAEAELASARATAALDAQNLTRDEELGRRGTKSRADIDRSRAAVAASRAALEVKQTQLDLLTLRAPIDGVAGTRKIEVGSFLSPGEEALTVEDRSRLRVTFRVSEKLLPRLKTGLPVTLSSHSLGPDPIRGRVTLVDPSIEPDSRSILLRAELSEAEIGGRPIHPGLFVNVDLLLDSRAGAVLVPRPAVMSSLSGDYVYVAENGKAVRRPVTIGADGDGGTVEIVTGLDAGTPVIVEGQFKVEDGMRIDPVPAGGAG, encoded by the coding sequence ATGAGGGCGAGAGGCTGGATCACCCTGGTGATCATTGCAGGCCTGGCGGGTGCTGCCGGCTGGGCCTGGCAGGCCGGTCTTGTGCCCGGCATGCCGGCACCGGGTGCCTCCCGGACCCCGGCGGCGGATGGAACCGCCGCGGCCCCGCCCGTGCAGGCCCCCGCTGCACCGCCGATGAAGGTGGGTGTGGCGGATGCCGGCCGCGGCACGGCCCATGATCGCCTGATCACTTTCGGCACGGTCGAGCCGGTCGCGCGTATCGTGCTGTCGCCCCAGTCCGGCGGCCATGTGGTCGAGGTGCTGTTCCGCGAGGGAGAGCCGGTGCGGCAGGGCCAGCCCCTGGTGCGGCTGGACCGCCGCGTGGCCGAGGCCGAGCTTGCCAGCGCCAGGGCGACCGCGGCGCTGGACGCCCAGAATCTGACGCGCGACGAAGAGCTGGGCCGCCGCGGCACCAAATCCCGCGCCGATATCGACCGGTCGCGTGCCGCCGTCGCGGCGTCGCGGGCGGCGCTGGAGGTGAAGCAGACCCAGCTTGACCTGCTGACCCTGCGCGCGCCCATCGACGGCGTCGCCGGCACCCGCAAGATCGAAGTCGGCAGCTTTCTCTCCCCCGGCGAGGAGGCGCTGACGGTCGAGGACCGCTCCCGCCTGCGGGTGACGTTCCGGGTGTCGGAAAAACTGCTGCCGCGGCTGAAAACCGGCCTGCCCGTCACGCTGTCCTCCCACAGCCTGGGGCCGGACCCGATCCGGGGCCGGGTGACGCTGGTCGATCCGTCGATCGAACCCGACAGCCGCAGCATCCTGCTCCGTGCCGAATTGAGCGAGGCCGAGATCGGCGGCCGGCCGATCCATCCGGGTCTGTTCGTCAATGTCGATCTGCTGCTCGACAGCCGGGCGGGGGCGGTGCTGGTGCCGCGTCCGGCGGTGATGTCGTCGCTGTCCGGCGATTACGTCTATGTCGCAGAGAACGGCAAGGCCGTTCGCCGCCCGGTGACCATCGGCGCCGATGGCGACGGCGGTACGGTGGAAATCGTGACCGGGCTGGATGCCGGCACGCCCGTCATCGTCGAAGGCCAGTTCAAGGTCGAAGACGGCATGCGCATCGACCCGGTACCGGCGGGCGGGGCCGGCTGA
- a CDS encoding amino acid adenylation domain-containing protein: protein MTAQHFVAHQNIWLDERLNTGPGSYHIGGYVELRGPLDIDVFRTALKAVAVAHAGLHMQPVPEGDGFRLLVRQDTFPSHDMVDLSQEGNPVAVANAQMAADFRRPFPAGAPLFRWGLIRLAADRHFWTKTYHHLIVDGHAISRIVQDAAHAYTSLLAGREPGLAGSNPLATGDPLAGDGVSARRYWSTVLAAAPATLNPVPPLPPPDPEAPDPAAPGRRTRIRLDRRIYDGLGRLASGAGAGLPQLLLVLASAALLRRAGREALVAGLPVANRPTAAHKAAVGLFATMQPAIVAIGAADRPLDVAAALARTMRSAYRHRSIAFAEQAAMLAAVRGRGTPAFDITLSFEPHDYDARFGPATATAHTLSTGREPHPLSVFVRDYHDGAAVTIDLDWRSDVFAADEIPLLIARFEHLCRQLLDQPAAPLGQLDRPDAATLARLRELGRGRPPHAGDLAPLTAAIVARAAMSPAACAVVDAATGDHLDYAGLVARARRRAAALQEAGAGPETVIALAHAPGVGGVISLLAVSMAGAAWLPLDPEDPPVRRAAILDQARPLLVLDDASAVGLDAAMTADARPVARPVHPEQLAYVLFTSGSTGTPKPVAVPHRALAMHMAWMGRRYPLGPGDVVLQKTPAGFDASIWEFWAPLMAGARLVLAPTGSHRDPETIGRLAADHGVTILQATPTLIDALAASGALARATGLRRLFAGGEILRSATIAAARAALPADAVLINLYGPTECCIDASAADIPATAAGPAPLGAPVDGASLQVIDAAGDPVGPGVAGELAIGGLAVGRGYHGDPVRTALAFRPDPEAAFPGARRYLTGDRVRRTEAGQLLPLGRIDGQLKLGGRRIEPGEIEAALMAHPAIAQAGVALLPATDSAALRLGALIVLRPGAPAPLPDDLRHHLAGRLPAVLHPAVITVADRLPLSRSGKLDRRALCLAIAADAPAMPARARVDGPLQAEIAAIWAEVLDLPMPGAGDDFFALGGHSLKAMQVATRLRAVFDVGIGLEELFDNPRLADLATLIAARRRNAPPAPGPVLDILPVPAGTPRPLSFAQERIWFLAQWPDGAVAYNMAMAVRIDGPLDVAAFAAAAAVLPDRHPMLRTCFTAPDGVPLQRIDPAARLVLATRDLGHLDPAARDAAVDEAAARDAATPFDLTCAPPLRLTLLRLDDTAHVLLVNLHHIAGDGWSGQIVLEELTALYAARIGVGPDLPPAPTLTYADVADWQRRRLNDAEARRQLDHWRGVLTDPPVLDLPTDRPRPPVVSSEGSCLIRDLSAGLLDDLRRVAASAGCTPFMAMTALFGLLLGRMAGQAEVVIGTPVTNRPDRQLENLVGFFTNTLPLRLDLRGADLPALLARTRATCLAAFDHPDLPFERLVDAFAPERSLAHTPLFQVMLAWQLAGASRLDLPGLTVTRLAPTFTAAKFDLMLSVEDTGRAMSWRFDYRAELFEPETIALIADRLAALIQAAARHPEARLATLFEAPASPAATQPASAATIAPAGDITDVILARLDADPDRIALVDAASGASLTAADLAARARRRAAGLIAAGIGPDRIVALAHPRGPELVVSMLAVALAGGAWLALDEDEPEARRALILATAAPELVLDDDSAARIDAVAAAGDPPLPAAARHPERLAYLLFTSGSTGTPKPVAVPHRALARHMAWMNRSFPLDGTDAVLQKTPTGFDASVWEFQAPLMTGARLVLAPPGSHRAPETLGRLLETHGITILQATPTLVDALAATGALARGRQLRRLFAGGEALGTSTIRAARAVLPAGAQIINLYGPTECCIDATAWVADGLPAAGTAPLGAAIDGVHLAVLDRDGRPVPPGLPGELAIGGETVGRGYHGDPVRTALAFRPDPATSRPGARRYLTGDRVLVDARGRLRYQGRIDAQMKLRGQRIEPGEIEAVLCEHPAIARAGVTVMAAEGAESLVAWLTCHPGGMLPPADALRRHVARHLPIHMIPARFVATDSLPLTASGKLDRRALTARPLPEADRPAGGDAPASPIEILIADIWAGVLDRPAIARTDDFFALGGHSLKAVRMLARLNEALPVEVPLRTVFENPTVATLAAALDALTEAALAEDDDLAALLAEIEALPEAETFPDTAAQ, encoded by the coding sequence ATGACCGCGCAACATTTCGTCGCACATCAGAATATCTGGCTGGATGAGCGGCTGAATACCGGGCCGGGGTCATATCACATCGGTGGATATGTTGAACTCCGTGGTCCCCTCGATATCGATGTCTTCCGCACGGCATTGAAGGCGGTGGCGGTGGCGCATGCGGGCCTGCATATGCAGCCGGTGCCCGAAGGGGATGGCTTCCGCCTTCTCGTAAGACAAGACACTTTTCCATCACATGACATGGTCGACCTGTCGCAGGAGGGCAATCCTGTGGCAGTTGCGAACGCACAGATGGCAGCGGATTTCCGCCGGCCATTCCCGGCGGGCGCCCCCCTGTTCAGGTGGGGGTTGATACGCCTCGCCGCCGACCGCCATTTCTGGACCAAGACCTATCATCATCTGATCGTCGACGGCCACGCGATCTCCCGGATCGTGCAGGATGCCGCACATGCATACACCTCCCTGCTCGCCGGCCGCGAGCCCGGCCTTGCCGGCAGCAACCCGCTGGCGACCGGTGACCCGCTGGCCGGCGACGGCGTGTCGGCACGGCGCTACTGGTCGACGGTCCTGGCCGCGGCACCGGCGACGCTCAACCCGGTACCTCCCCTGCCTCCACCGGATCCGGAGGCCCCGGATCCGGCGGCTCCCGGGCGGCGGACCCGGATCAGGCTGGACCGCCGGATCTATGACGGCCTCGGGCGTCTGGCCTCAGGCGCCGGCGCCGGCCTGCCGCAGCTGCTTCTGGTGCTGGCCTCTGCCGCCCTGCTCCGCCGGGCAGGCCGGGAGGCCCTGGTCGCCGGCCTGCCGGTCGCCAACCGGCCCACCGCCGCCCACAAGGCAGCCGTGGGCCTGTTCGCCACCATGCAGCCCGCGATCGTGGCGATCGGCGCGGCCGACCGGCCGCTCGACGTCGCGGCCGCCCTGGCCCGCACCATGCGCAGCGCCTATCGCCATCGCAGCATCGCCTTCGCCGAACAGGCCGCGATGCTGGCAGCCGTGCGCGGCCGGGGCACGCCCGCCTTCGACATCACCCTGTCGTTCGAGCCGCATGACTACGACGCCCGCTTCGGCCCGGCAACGGCCACCGCCCATACCCTGTCCACCGGGCGCGAGCCGCATCCGCTGTCGGTCTTCGTGCGCGATTATCACGACGGCGCGGCCGTCACCATCGATCTGGACTGGCGCAGCGACGTGTTCGCCGCAGACGAGATCCCCCTGCTGATTGCGCGTTTCGAACATCTCTGCCGTCAGCTCCTGGACCAACCCGCAGCGCCGCTCGGCCAGCTCGACCGGCCGGACGCGGCAACCCTCGCCCGGCTGCGGGAGCTGGGCCGCGGTCGGCCGCCGCATGCGGGCGATCTTGCGCCCCTCACCGCGGCGATCGTCGCCCGGGCTGCCATGTCGCCCGCGGCATGCGCGGTGGTCGATGCCGCAACCGGCGACCATCTCGACTATGCCGGGCTCGTCGCCCGCGCCCGCCGCCGTGCGGCAGCGCTGCAAGAGGCCGGTGCCGGCCCTGAAACCGTCATCGCTCTCGCGCATGCCCCCGGGGTCGGGGGCGTGATCTCGCTGCTGGCCGTCTCGATGGCGGGTGCCGCCTGGCTGCCGCTGGATCCCGAGGACCCGCCCGTACGCCGCGCCGCCATTCTGGATCAGGCCCGCCCCCTGCTGGTGCTCGACGATGCATCGGCCGTCGGTCTCGATGCGGCCATGACGGCCGATGCCCGACCGGTCGCACGGCCGGTTCATCCCGAACAACTGGCCTATGTGCTGTTCACCTCGGGCTCGACCGGCACGCCCAAACCCGTCGCCGTGCCGCACCGGGCCCTGGCCATGCACATGGCCTGGATGGGCCGGCGCTATCCGCTTGGCCCCGGCGATGTCGTCCTGCAGAAGACCCCGGCCGGCTTCGATGCCTCGATCTGGGAGTTCTGGGCGCCCCTGATGGCGGGGGCGCGGCTGGTGCTGGCGCCGACCGGCAGCCATCGCGACCCCGAGACGATCGGGCGCCTTGCCGCAGATCATGGCGTCACCATCCTTCAGGCCACACCGACGCTGATCGATGCGCTGGCCGCGAGCGGCGCACTTGCCCGGGCCACGGGGCTGCGCCGGCTGTTCGCGGGCGGCGAGATCCTGAGATCCGCCACCATCGCCGCCGCCCGCGCCGCCTTGCCCGCCGATGCGGTGCTGATCAATCTCTACGGCCCCACCGAATGCTGCATCGACGCCTCGGCCGCGGACATTCCGGCAACGGCCGCCGGCCCGGCACCGCTGGGCGCCCCCGTCGACGGCGCCAGCCTGCAGGTGATCGATGCCGCGGGCGACCCGGTCGGCCCCGGTGTCGCCGGTGAACTCGCCATCGGCGGCCTGGCGGTCGGGCGCGGCTATCACGGCGATCCGGTGCGCACGGCCCTGGCCTTCCGGCCGGACCCGGAGGCGGCGTTCCCCGGTGCGCGGCGCTATCTGACCGGCGATCGCGTCCGCCGCACCGAGGCCGGCCAGCTGCTGCCGCTCGGCCGGATCGACGGCCAGCTCAAGCTCGGCGGCCGACGGATCGAGCCGGGGGAGATCGAAGCCGCGCTCATGGCCCATCCCGCCATCGCCCAGGCCGGCGTGGCCCTGCTGCCTGCAACCGACAGCGCCGCCCTCCGGCTCGGCGCGCTGATCGTGCTCCGTCCCGGTGCACCCGCTCCCCTGCCGGACGACCTGCGCCACCATCTGGCGGGCCGCCTGCCGGCCGTGCTCCACCCGGCGGTCATCACCGTCGCAGACCGGCTGCCGCTGTCGCGGTCCGGCAAGCTCGACCGCCGGGCACTCTGCCTGGCGATCGCCGCCGACGCACCCGCCATGCCCGCCCGTGCCCGTGTCGACGGCCCTCTCCAGGCCGAGATTGCCGCAATCTGGGCAGAGGTGCTCGATCTGCCGATGCCGGGTGCGGGGGACGACTTCTTCGCCCTCGGCGGCCATTCGCTGAAGGCCATGCAGGTGGCGACCCGCCTGCGTGCGGTGTTCGACGTCGGGATCGGCCTGGAAGAGCTGTTCGACAATCCCCGTCTGGCCGACCTCGCCACCCTCATCGCCGCCCGCCGCCGCAATGCGCCGCCGGCACCGGGTCCCGTGCTCGACATCCTGCCGGTGCCCGCCGGCACGCCCCGCCCGCTCTCCTTCGCCCAGGAGCGGATCTGGTTCCTGGCCCAGTGGCCCGACGGCGCGGTCGCCTACAATATGGCGATGGCCGTCCGCATCGACGGCCCGCTCGACGTGGCGGCCTTTGCCGCGGCCGCAGCCGTGCTGCCGGACCGCCATCCGATGCTCCGCACCTGCTTCACCGCGCCCGACGGCGTGCCGCTCCAGCGGATCGACCCTGCCGCCCGGCTGGTGCTGGCGACCCGCGATCTCGGCCATCTGGATCCCGCGGCACGCGATGCGGCGGTGGACGAGGCCGCCGCCCGCGACGCCGCCACGCCCTTCGACCTGACCTGCGCGCCCCCGCTGCGACTGACCCTGCTGCGACTGGACGACACCGCCCATGTCCTGCTGGTCAACCTGCACCACATCGCCGGCGACGGCTGGTCGGGCCAGATCGTGCTGGAAGAGCTGACCGCCCTTTACGCCGCCCGCATCGGCGTCGGTCCCGATCTTCCGCCCGCCCCGACGCTCACCTATGCCGATGTTGCGGACTGGCAGCGCCGGCGCCTGAACGATGCCGAGGCCCGCCGGCAGCTCGACCATTGGCGGGGCGTGCTGACCGACCCGCCGGTGCTCGACCTGCCGACCGACCGGCCGCGGCCGCCGGTGGTGTCGTCGGAGGGCAGCTGCCTGATCCGCGACCTGTCGGCCGGCCTGCTGGACGATCTCCGCCGGGTGGCGGCATCCGCCGGCTGTACGCCCTTCATGGCGATGACGGCCCTGTTCGGCCTGCTTCTCGGCCGCATGGCCGGTCAGGCCGAGGTCGTGATCGGCACGCCGGTGACCAACCGCCCGGACCGGCAGCTGGAGAATCTGGTCGGCTTCTTCACCAACACCCTGCCGCTGCGGCTCGACCTCAGGGGCGCCGACCTTCCCGCCCTGCTGGCCCGCACCCGCGCCACCTGCCTTGCCGCTTTCGACCATCCGGACCTGCCTTTCGAACGCCTGGTCGATGCCTTCGCCCCCGAACGCAGCCTGGCCCACACGCCGCTCTTTCAGGTGATGCTGGCCTGGCAGCTGGCCGGCGCCAGCCGGCTGGACCTGCCCGGGCTCACCGTCACCCGGCTTGCCCCGACATTCACCGCCGCCAAATTCGATCTGATGCTGTCGGTCGAAGACACCGGGCGGGCGATGTCCTGGCGCTTCGACTATCGGGCGGAACTCTTCGAGCCCGAGACGATCGCGCTGATCGCCGACCGCCTCGCCGCCCTGATCCAGGCCGCCGCCCGGCATCCGGAGGCGCGGCTCGCGACCCTGTTCGAGGCCCCCGCCTCACCGGCAGCCACGCAGCCCGCATCCGCGGCCACCATCGCCCCTGCCGGCGATATCACGGATGTCATCCTCGCGCGCCTCGACGCCGATCCCGACCGGATCGCGCTGGTCGATGCCGCCAGCGGCGCCAGCCTTACCGCTGCGGATCTGGCAGCCCGCGCCCGCCGCCGTGCAGCCGGGCTGATCGCAGCCGGCATCGGCCCCGATCGCATCGTCGCCCTCGCCCATCCGCGCGGGCCCGAGCTGGTGGTCTCGATGCTGGCGGTGGCGCTTGCCGGGGGTGCCTGGCTCGCCCTCGACGAGGATGAGCCAGAGGCCCGCCGGGCGCTGATTCTGGCCACCGCCGCCCCCGAACTGGTGCTGGACGACGACAGCGCCGCCCGGATCGACGCAGTCGCCGCGGCCGGCGATCCCCCCCTTCCGGCGGCCGCCCGCCATCCCGAACGGCTGGCCTATCTGCTGTTCACCTCGGGCTCCACCGGCACGCCCAAGCCGGTGGCGGTGCCGCATCGGGCGCTTGCCCGGCATATGGCCTGGATGAACCGCAGCTTCCCGCTGGATGGGACGGATGCCGTGCTCCAGAAGACGCCCACCGGCTTCGACGCCTCGGTCTGGGAGTTCCAGGCGCCGCTGATGACCGGCGCCCGGCTGGTGCTGGCACCGCCGGGCAGCCATCGGGCGCCCGAAACCCTGGGGCGGCTGCTCGAAACCCACGGCATCACCATCCTTCAGGCGACACCCACCCTGGTCGATGCGCTGGCGGCCACCGGCGCGCTCGCCCGCGGCCGGCAGCTGCGCCGGCTCTTTGCCGGCGGCGAGGCCCTCGGCACCTCCACCATCCGCGCCGCGCGCGCCGTGCTGCCGGCCGGCGCTCAGATCATCAACCTCTACGGCCCCACCGAATGCTGCATCGATGCCACCGCCTGGGTCGCAGACGGCCTGCCCGCGGCCGGCACCGCACCGCTGGGTGCGGCCATCGACGGCGTGCATCTGGCGGTGCTCGACCGCGACGGCCGTCCGGTTCCGCCGGGCCTGCCGGGTGAACTCGCCATCGGCGGAGAGACCGTCGGTCGCGGCTATCACGGCGATCCCGTGCGCACGGCACTCGCCTTCCGCCCCGACCCGGCGACGTCCCGCCCCGGCGCCCGGCGTTACCTCACCGGCGACCGGGTGCTGGTCGATGCCCGGGGCCGGCTGCGCTATCAGGGCCGGATCGATGCCCAGATGAAGCTGCGCGGCCAGCGGATCGAACCGGGCGAGATCGAGGCGGTGCTTTGTGAACATCCGGCCATCGCCCGCGCCGGGGTTACGGTGATGGCGGCAGAGGGCGCCGAAAGCCTCGTCGCCTGGCTGACCTGCCATCCGGGGGGCATGCTGCCCCCGGCGGATGCGCTCCGCCGCCATGTCGCCCGGCATCTGCCGATCCACATGATCCCGGCGCGGTTCGTCGCGACCGACAGCCTGCCGCTCACCGCGTCGGGCAAGCTCGACCGCCGGGCGCTGACCGCCCGGCCGCTGCCCGAGGCCGACCGGCCCGCCGGCGGCGATGCGCCGGCCAGCCCGATCGAAATCCTGATCGCGGACATCTGGGCCGGGGTGCTGGACCGGCCGGCCATCGCCCGCACCGACGACTTCTTCGCGCTCGGTGGCCATTCGCTCAAGGCGGTGCGCATGCTCGCCCGGCTGAACGAGGCGCTGCCGGTGGAGGTGCCGCTGCGCACCGTGTTCGAGAACCCGACCGTGGCGACGCTTGCCGCCGCCCTCGATGCCCTGACCGAAGCGGCACTGGCCGAGGATGACGACCTCGCCGCCCTGCTGGCCGAAATCGAGGCCCTTCCCGAAGCAGAGACCTTTCCGGATACCGCCGCCCAATGA
- a CDS encoding efflux RND transporter permease subunit, with the protein MLISDLCIRRPVFAIVINLILALLGLYALDHLSIRQLPAMDFPYVTITTVYPGAAAEQVERQLTTPIEQAVSGISGVQQITSQSRAGMSLVQIQFRLGLDGLLLANEVRNKVAPLTDTLPQAARAPVVAQQSLDAQPIMFLTVASDNHDALEISDTANRLLLPRISALDGVAQATLLGERRYAIRIVLDPIRLASYGITIGDVRAAIVAQNADVPGGEIRTRTDRTDVVVEGALSTAAEFDRLVVRAEPGYLVRISDLGRAEVGPESLDNAIRFDGRDVVAVGIVPQSTANPLDIAKLVKAELPALQAGLPGGFRLEIAFDSTIYIDASVHEVFETIAIAVALVLGVVVIFLGSLRSSAIALVTIPLSLLGTLGLMAAMDFSINTLTLMAVVLAIGLVVDDAIVEIENVQRHVDDGLDAFTASFLGSREIGFAVIATTLTLAAVFAPIGLVGGQIGMLFREFAFTLAGAVLISGFIARTLSPMMCARLIGARAEHGYARRVERASEALARLYGRLLGWLLHRRWLVLLGVIAALYIGFSATSRLNFAFAPVEDQGYILFDIEARGTSTLDHLQDEVARVEAVLKSVPEASGVLTLLGSPKPSAASAYLLLKPWAERSRSATEIGDALKPLLAAIPGLRIDVLQVSPLGGGGSSRPIQLMITTTGSYDDLARTMDRLVTKARELPSIADPASSLELDRPQLEVTLDRDGAGEQGVTATALGDTLQAALGGNPVSTFTNRGELYKVIIDLPPEWRGQVETINTLEIRGKSVDPLPLRDFVELRRTVGADTLEHTDGLRSATFTAAVAPGHQLAEAFQALMPLMGEVLQPGMKTVLAGDAATASQESGSAGLVLLLALVFIFFMLAAQFESFRDPVIVLAVAPLAVAGAIFTLGETGGGLNIYSFIGFVTLIGLIAKHGILITEFANQLRDAGRDRTEAVIEAAETRLRPIIMTTIATVLGAVPLAIATGAGAGGRRELGWVIVGGMTFGTFVSLFVIPAVYTLISRKRRKVLVEPPPPDALLQQRLKDRAAS; encoded by the coding sequence ATGCTGATCTCCGACCTCTGCATCCGCCGGCCGGTCTTCGCGATCGTGATCAACCTGATCCTGGCGCTGCTGGGGCTTTATGCGCTCGACCACCTGTCCATCCGTCAGCTGCCGGCGATGGATTTTCCCTATGTCACCATCACCACGGTCTATCCGGGGGCGGCGGCCGAACAGGTCGAGCGCCAGCTGACGACGCCGATCGAACAGGCGGTGTCAGGCATTTCCGGCGTGCAGCAGATCACGTCCCAGAGCCGGGCCGGCATGTCGCTGGTCCAGATCCAGTTCCGCCTGGGGCTCGACGGGCTGCTGCTCGCCAACGAGGTGCGCAACAAGGTGGCGCCGCTCACCGATACGCTGCCCCAGGCGGCGCGGGCGCCGGTGGTGGCACAGCAGTCGCTCGATGCCCAGCCGATCATGTTCCTGACGGTGGCGAGCGACAATCATGATGCGCTGGAGATCAGCGATACCGCCAACCGCCTGCTGCTCCCCCGGATTTCGGCCCTGGACGGCGTGGCCCAGGCAACCTTGCTGGGCGAGCGGCGCTATGCCATCCGCATCGTGCTCGACCCGATCCGCCTGGCCTCTTACGGCATCACCATCGGCGATGTCCGGGCGGCGATCGTCGCCCAGAATGCCGATGTGCCCGGCGGCGAAATCCGCACCCGCACCGACCGCACGGATGTGGTGGTGGAAGGGGCGCTGTCGACCGCGGCCGAATTCGACCGTCTGGTGGTGCGTGCCGAGCCGGGCTATCTGGTGCGCATTTCCGATCTGGGCCGGGCGGAGGTGGGGCCTGAAAGCCTGGACAACGCCATCCGTTTCGACGGCCGCGACGTGGTCGCGGTCGGCATCGTGCCGCAAAGCACGGCCAACCCGCTCGACATCGCGAAGCTGGTAAAGGCGGAACTGCCGGCCCTGCAGGCCGGATTGCCGGGCGGCTTCCGGCTGGAGATCGCCTTCGACAGCACGATCTATATCGATGCCTCGGTGCACGAGGTGTTCGAGACGATTGCGATCGCGGTCGCCCTGGTGCTGGGCGTGGTGGTCATCTTCCTGGGCTCTCTGCGCTCAAGCGCCATCGCGCTCGTCACCATCCCGCTGTCGCTCTTGGGCACGCTGGGGCTGATGGCGGCGATGGATTTCAGCATCAACACCCTGACGCTGATGGCGGTGGTGCTGGCGATCGGTCTTGTGGTCGATGACGCGATCGTCGAGATCGAGAATGTCCAGCGCCATGTCGATGACGGGCTCGACGCCTTCACCGCGTCGTTCCTCGGCAGCCGCGAAATCGGCTTCGCGGTGATCGCGACCACGCTGACGCTTGCGGCGGTCTTTGCGCCCATCGGTCTGGTCGGCGGCCAGATCGGCATGCTGTTCCGGGAATTCGCCTTCACCCTGGCGGGCGCCGTGCTGATCTCGGGCTTCATCGCCCGCACGCTCTCGCCGATGATGTGCGCGCGGCTGATCGGTGCACGGGCCGAACACGGCTATGCCCGGCGGGTGGAGCGGGCGAGCGAAGCACTCGCCCGCCTCTATGGCCGCCTGCTGGGCTGGCTGCTGCACCGGCGCTGGCTGGTGCTGCTGGGCGTGATCGCCGCACTCTATATCGGCTTCTCGGCCACCAGCCGGCTGAACTTCGCCTTCGCCCCGGTCGAGGATCAGGGCTATATCCTGTTCGATATCGAGGCGCGCGGCACCTCGACCCTCGACCACCTTCAGGACGAGGTCGCCCGGGTGGAGGCGGTTCTGAAGAGCGTGCCCGAGGCCTCCGGCGTGCTGACCCTGCTGGGCAGCCCGAAGCCGTCCGCCGCCAGCGCCTATCTGCTGCTGAAGCCCTGGGCCGAGCGCAGCCGGAGCGCGACCGAGATCGGCGATGCGCTGAAGCCGCTGCTGGCGGCGATCCCGGGCCTGCGGATCGACGTGCTGCAGGTCAGCCCGCTGGGGGGTGGCGGCAGTTCGCGGCCGATCCAGCTGATGATCACCACCACGGGCAGCTATGACGATCTGGCCCGGACCATGGACCGGCTGGTGACGAAAGCGCGCGAGCTGCCGTCGATCGCGGACCCGGCCTCCAGCCTGGAACTGGACCGGCCGCAGCTGGAGGTGACGCTGGACCGCGACGGCGCGGGCGAGCAGGGGGTGACGGCAACCGCGCTGGGCGACACGCTGCAGGCGGCGCTGGGCGGCAACCCGGTTTCCACCTTCACCAACCGCGGCGAACTCTACAAGGTGATCATCGACCTGCCGCCGGAATGGCGGGGCCAGGTGGAGACGATCAACACGCTGGAAATCCGCGGCAAGAGTGTCGATCCGCTGCCGTTGCGCGATTTCGTGGAGCTGCGCCGGACCGTCGGCGCCGACACGCTGGAGCACACCGACGGGCTGCGCTCGGCCACCTTCACGGCGGCGGTCGCCCCCGGTCATCAGCTGGCCGAAGCCTTCCAGGCGCTGATGCCGCTGATGGGCGAGGTGCTGCAGCCGGGCATGAAGACGGTGCTGGCGGGCGACGCCGCGACCGCGTCGCAGGAAAGCGGTTCGGCCGGGCTGGTGCTGCTGCTGGCGCTGGTGTTCATCTTCTTCATGCTGGCCGCCCAGTTCGAAAGTTTCCGCGACCCGGTGATCGTGCTGGCGGTGGCGCCGCTGGCGGTGGCCGGGGCAATCTTCACCCTGGGCGAGACCGGCGGCGGGCTGAACATCTACAGCTTCATCGGCTTCGTGACCCTGATCGGCCTGATCGCCAAGCACGGCATCCTGATCACCGAATTCGCCAACCAGCTGCGCGATGCCGGCCGCGACCGGACCGAGGCGGTGATCGAGGCGGCCGAGACCCGTTTGCGGCCGATCATCATGACCACGATCGCGACCGTGCTGGGCGCGGTGCCGCTGGCCATCGCCACCGGCGCCGGCGCCGGCGGGCGCCGGGAACTGGGCTGGGTGATCGTCGGCGGTATGACCTTCGGTACGTTCGTGTCGCTGTTCGTCATACCTGCGGTTTATACTCTGATCTCGCGGAAGCGGCGCAAGGTGCTGGTGGAGCCACCACCGC